One segment of Acidianus sp. HS-5 DNA contains the following:
- a CDS encoding glycosyltransferase produces the protein MLSIVIPAFNEEKRIGSTLNKLSIWYNSSEIIVVFDGNDNTPEVVKEYNAKLYVSKERLGKGGSLKKGIEFSSYKKILLIDADLPVTRDDLNKIISTNADLVVTTRKMVGMPWKRRFLHKGFILLTKFFFPSLRKFKDFQSGVKLVDREKALRSLDNLIINDFLFDVNLIYEFKRRGYKIKEEEISYIHDETDSKISRKLIKIIVLMFLSLVKLRVYYSPFKGILKSRTYLKAQDFILRILR, from the coding sequence ATGTTATCCATAGTGATTCCAGCATTTAACGAAGAAAAAAGAATAGGAAGCACGCTGAATAAGTTATCAATATGGTATAATTCATCCGAAATTATAGTAGTCTTTGACGGAAATGACAATACGCCCGAGGTTGTAAAAGAGTATAATGCAAAACTTTACGTTAGCAAGGAAAGATTGGGCAAAGGAGGATCATTAAAGAAAGGTATAGAATTCTCATCTTATAAGAAGATACTTCTGATTGATGCCGATTTACCGGTAACTCGTGATGATCTGAACAAGATAATTTCTACTAACGCTGACTTAGTGGTAACTACAAGAAAAATGGTAGGCATGCCATGGAAAAGAAGGTTTTTGCACAAGGGTTTTATCTTGTTAACTAAGTTTTTCTTTCCAAGCCTTAGAAAGTTCAAGGATTTCCAATCTGGAGTTAAACTAGTAGATAGAGAGAAGGCACTCCGCTCGCTTGATAATTTAATAATAAACGATTTCTTATTTGACGTAAATTTAATTTATGAATTTAAGAGAAGAGGTTACAAGATAAAGGAAGAAGAAATAAGTTACATACATGATGAAACTGATAGTAAGATTTCTAGAAAATTGATTAAGATAATTGTGCTAATGTTCTTGTCATTAGTAAAACTTAGAGTGTATTATTCTCCTTTCAAGGGAATATTGAAATCTAGAACTTACCTTAAGGCCCAAGATTTTATTTTGAGAATTTTGAGGTAA
- a CDS encoding molybdopterin-dependent oxidoreductase encodes MCGIIATVEGKTVRVAANRNHPQPGICGRGAAGPYLLTHPDRLKAPLIKEGNSLVSTTWDKALDEVAKRLKELLDEGHPEYLAITFHDYGKELLERFAALYGTPNLIGHESVCHGPRTVAAELVLGAEGPRSIDPDYPNSKFVVFIGRNPLEGIVPDIVRRIEEGRKNGMRISVIDPRKSAIAQRYADRWIPIRPGSDTAFLLSVIYYMIKNGMYDEEFLKKYTNASLLIYEDDLSPTNDYSNELLYEGQKDGRRVATAFYLLMKEGEKVYPRLTYISGATYDDVKYIAENLWENRPSAVIDDGWHTSFSTDSTYTWMSAFVINAMIGNLDKKGGLVFSKKPKIKLFEENRAKAKRIDKIRYPLTYAAFQEVYRAILTGSPYPIKALMVVGSNLDGRDPNSDLVRRALSSLDFLVVVDVMPSDVTQYADVVLAESTYLERDELPLPVGWTLESWVDIHQKAVDPMHDTKPLWWILLELEKRLGLANDTFESLQDMILKKLRINKEELYSKGCVNLPAELYEVYPYKRGLNTPSGKVEIYSSTLHEHGYYPLPTYIEKNVIPREDDEFYLTSGHTLYHTQDSITFDIPTLIKLAPDNPVTINRKRAEKLGINDSDDVELISLTTGEKVRCKVKVTDDIREDTVFTYFGFGRHSRGEKFAYSHGFDVNSLISDQITDPIAGSIAQSLNIVKIKKM; translated from the coding sequence ATGTGTGGAATAATTGCAACAGTAGAAGGGAAAACTGTAAGAGTTGCCGCAAATAGAAACCACCCACAACCGGGCATTTGTGGTAGAGGAGCAGCAGGGCCTTATTTACTTACTCACCCCGATAGACTAAAGGCCCCTTTAATCAAAGAAGGGAATTCCTTAGTTTCCACAACATGGGATAAGGCATTAGACGAAGTTGCTAAAAGACTTAAGGAATTGTTAGACGAAGGCCATCCGGAATATTTAGCAATAACCTTCCACGACTACGGTAAAGAGTTGTTGGAGAGGTTTGCAGCACTTTACGGAACTCCTAATTTAATTGGTCATGAATCAGTTTGCCATGGCCCTAGAACTGTAGCAGCTGAACTAGTCTTAGGAGCTGAGGGACCTAGGAGTATAGATCCAGATTATCCCAACTCCAAGTTTGTCGTATTTATAGGTAGGAATCCTTTGGAAGGAATAGTCCCAGACATAGTGAGGAGGATAGAGGAAGGAAGGAAAAATGGAATGAGAATATCTGTAATAGATCCTAGGAAGTCTGCAATAGCTCAAAGGTATGCAGATAGGTGGATTCCCATAAGGCCTGGCTCTGACACCGCTTTCCTCCTATCAGTAATATACTACATGATAAAGAACGGAATGTATGATGAAGAATTCCTTAAGAAGTACACTAATGCGTCACTGTTAATTTATGAGGATGACTTATCTCCTACTAATGACTATTCTAACGAGTTACTTTATGAAGGGCAAAAAGATGGCAGGAGAGTTGCTACAGCTTTCTATCTATTAATGAAGGAAGGAGAGAAAGTCTATCCTAGACTTACTTACATTTCTGGAGCAACTTACGATGACGTAAAGTACATTGCTGAAAACCTTTGGGAGAATAGACCTTCCGCAGTTATAGATGATGGTTGGCACACTTCCTTCTCCACAGATTCAACTTACACCTGGATGTCTGCATTTGTAATTAACGCAATGATAGGTAACCTCGACAAGAAGGGAGGGTTAGTTTTCTCTAAAAAACCTAAAATAAAGCTCTTTGAAGAGAATAGAGCTAAAGCCAAGAGGATAGATAAAATTAGGTATCCTTTAACATATGCCGCTTTTCAAGAAGTATATAGGGCAATATTAACCGGCAGTCCTTATCCTATAAAGGCTTTAATGGTTGTAGGGAGCAACCTTGACGGCAGGGATCCAAATAGTGATCTAGTTAGGAGGGCTTTAAGTTCACTAGATTTCCTTGTAGTAGTTGATGTAATGCCTTCAGACGTAACTCAATATGCCGACGTAGTTTTAGCAGAGTCAACTTATTTAGAAAGGGATGAATTGCCGCTACCAGTGGGTTGGACTTTAGAGTCATGGGTGGATATACATCAGAAGGCTGTTGATCCAATGCATGATACTAAACCGTTGTGGTGGATATTGCTTGAGCTTGAGAAAAGGCTAGGTTTAGCAAATGATACTTTCGAATCTTTACAAGACATGATTTTGAAAAAACTGAGGATAAATAAGGAGGAGTTATACTCAAAGGGTTGCGTAAATCTTCCTGCAGAACTTTACGAAGTTTATCCTTATAAGAGAGGGCTAAACACACCTTCAGGGAAAGTTGAGATATATTCCTCTACTCTTCATGAACATGGCTATTATCCATTACCTACTTACATAGAGAAAAACGTGATACCTAGGGAAGACGATGAATTCTATCTGACTAGCGGTCACACGTTATATCATACTCAGGATAGTATAACTTTCGACATTCCTACCTTGATTAAACTGGCTCCAGACAATCCAGTTACAATAAATAGAAAAAGAGCAGAAAAATTAGGAATAAATGATAGCGATGATGTTGAATTAATATCCTTAACAACTGGCGAGAAGGTTAGATGCAAGGTTAAAGTTACTGATGATATAAGGGAGGATACCGTTTTCACTTACTTCGGCTTTGGCAGGCATTCAAGGGGTGAAAAATTTGCGTACAGCCACGGTTTTGACGTAAATAGCTTAATAAGCGACCAAATCACCGATCCTATAGCAGGAAGTATAGCACAATCTTTAAACATTGTTAAGATAAAGAAAATGTGA
- a CDS encoding acyl-CoA dehydrogenase family protein, giving the protein MSEETELIVQSSSEIGKQLDSTSEEQGNFPRKNLELLSQQGFMGILIPKPYGMGLPARVFNDVVKNIAKASPSTAWIYVTHVASTFAFNTFASKALKDKYMNDLVNGKLLMGAAGTESVGGAINAVLNTTAELKGDKYVINGNKSFITGVGELDLFMIITKISGQQKPGVILVEKGQTKVGQKFVSLGMKGVSWGELVLENVEVSRDNLVVDDFVKFLGVLGRIGMLGVSAISLGLAEGAFEEALNHVKSRKLGQNTLSSFEGVQVYLAEMSAKIEAMRQLLYYAADQLNSQNPMPAVLKARIFNTENALDVIDKALRITGGHGFSNALKIEKYYRDARAPMLHFQTLELSKKVLGGILVS; this is encoded by the coding sequence ATGAGCGAAGAAACAGAGTTAATTGTTCAATCCTCAAGTGAAATAGGAAAACAACTTGATTCTACAAGCGAAGAACAAGGAAATTTCCCTAGGAAAAACTTGGAACTCCTATCACAGCAGGGCTTCATGGGAATTCTAATACCTAAACCTTACGGTATGGGATTACCGGCAAGAGTTTTCAATGATGTGGTTAAGAACATAGCAAAAGCTTCACCTTCTACTGCATGGATTTACGTAACTCACGTAGCATCAACTTTTGCCTTCAATACGTTTGCGAGTAAAGCATTAAAGGATAAGTACATGAATGATCTGGTTAACGGTAAGCTGCTTATGGGTGCAGCAGGAACTGAGTCAGTGGGCGGTGCAATAAATGCAGTACTTAATACAACTGCTGAATTGAAAGGAGATAAGTACGTAATTAACGGAAACAAGAGTTTCATCACTGGAGTAGGTGAATTAGACCTCTTTATGATAATTACAAAGATTTCCGGCCAACAAAAGCCTGGAGTAATCCTAGTAGAAAAAGGACAGACTAAAGTGGGACAAAAATTCGTTTCTTTAGGAATGAAGGGAGTATCTTGGGGAGAACTTGTTTTAGAGAATGTTGAGGTAAGTAGGGACAATTTAGTTGTTGACGACTTCGTCAAATTCCTAGGAGTTTTAGGAAGAATAGGAATGCTGGGAGTATCCGCAATATCCTTAGGTTTAGCTGAGGGAGCCTTTGAGGAGGCATTAAATCACGTCAAGAGCAGGAAGTTAGGGCAAAATACTCTCTCGTCATTTGAAGGAGTCCAGGTTTATTTAGCGGAAATGTCAGCCAAAATAGAGGCAATGAGACAATTACTTTATTATGCAGCAGATCAGCTTAACTCTCAAAACCCCATGCCTGCAGTGCTTAAGGCTAGGATATTCAATACTGAGAATGCTTTAGATGTAATAGACAAGGCTTTAAGAATAACCGGAGGTCACGGCTTCAGTAATGCCTTGAAAATAGAGAAATACTATAGAGATGCAAGGGCACCAATGTTGCACTTCCAGACATTAGAGTTATCTAAGAAAGTATTAGGAGGCATTCTTGTAAGCTAA